A region from the Oncorhynchus keta strain PuntledgeMale-10-30-2019 chromosome 5, Oket_V2, whole genome shotgun sequence genome encodes:
- the LOC118384535 gene encoding forkhead box protein J1-B-like isoform X2 → MKLHPEDQDDENGSVHLDDSLTSLQWLQDFTIVSASLESLPGSTCQPYQLPQPSHLHPQGSDSPSSPPAGDTAASGMPQSAGSPITSSASANRTSYYSLHPTVTNHHQITVPAKSLEEVDFKTNHEVKPPYSYATLICRAMQAGKKNKITLSAIYNWITENFCYYRHTETSWQNSIRHNLSLNKCFMKVPRQKNEPGKGGFWQIDPQYADMFVNGVFKRRRMSAIHFNTQRHSKTQGSSRNRKTQEYHQHFSQAHYTVSHRGAGAGNRCKLSGTKWETVHKSPLLTPDLMEPEALKGELDWAMVFDDVLNGSSNNFEDLDINLALNSLGCKVELSQQDQGRAWHLGRWCSGGADRDHLQACKYMEVTTMGCYNMEEIQQHLNLTGLQQPLPLGVHPQHFEELTLFPDEQQRHPWEELKEEVQAMPITLDHSLSFCEGFFTEMQPWGTAESYM, encoded by the exons ATGAAGCTTCACCCAGAAGACCAAGACGATGAGAATGGTTCAGTGCACCTGGATGACAGTCTCACCAGCCTCCAATGGCTCCAGGACTTCACCATAGTCAGTGCGAGTCTAGAAAGCCTACCGGGCTCCACTTGCCAGCCGTACCAGCTGCCTCAGCCCAGCCACCTGCACCCTCAGGGCTCCGACTCCCCCTCCAGTCCACCTGCTGGGGACACTGCAGCCTCCGGCATGCCTCAGAGTGCAGGCAGCCCCATCACCTCCAGTGCCTCAGCCAACAGGACTAGTTACTACTCACTTCACCCGACAGTGACCAACCACCACCAGATCACTGTGCCAGCCAAGTCCCTGGAGGAGGTAGACTTCAAGACCAACCACGAGGTGAAGCCTCCCTACTCCTACGCCACACTGATCTGCAGAGCCATGCAGGCCGGCAAGAAGAACAAGATCACACTGTCTGCTATCTATAACTGGATCACAGAGAACTTCtgctactacagacacactgagaCCAGCTGGCAG AACTCTATCCGACATAACCTGTCACTCAACAAGTGCTTCATGAAGGTTCCCAGGCAGAAGAATGAACCAGGAAAAGGGGGATTCTGGCAGATTGACCCTCAGTACGCGGACATGTTTGTCAATGGAGTCTTCAAGCGCAGGCGGATGTCAGCCATCCATTTCAACACCCAGAGACACAGCAAAACCCAAGGATCATCCCGTAATCGGAAAACCCAGGAGTACCACCAGCATTTCTCCCAGGCCCACTACACAGTGTCCCACAGAGGAGCAGGTGCTGGGAACAGATGCAAACTTAGTGGCACAAAGTGGGAGACAGTCCATAAGTCACCACTGTTGACACCGGATCTCATGGAACCAGAGGCACTGAAGGGTGAACTAGACTGGGCCATGGTGTTTGACGATGTTCTGAATGGGAGCAGCAATAACTTTGAGGATCTAGACATTAACTTAGCTCTGAACTCCCTGGGCTGTAAGGTGGAGCTCTCCCAGCAGGATCAAGGCCGGGCCTGGCACCTGGGGAGGTGGTGCAGCGGAGGGGCTGACCGGGACCACCTGCAGGCCTGCAAGTACATGGAGGTGACCACCATGGGCTGCTACAACATGGAGGAGATCCAGCAGCACCTCAATCTGACTGGGCTGCAGCAGCCGCTCCCTTTGGGGGTCCACCCACAGCACTTTGAGGAGCTGACACTGTTCCCTGATGAGCAGCAGAGGCACCCCTGGGAGGAGCTGAAAGAGGAGGTGCAGGCAATGCCTATTACCCTGGACCATAGTCTCAGCTTCTGTGAAGGCTTCTTCACTGAGATGCAGCCATGGGGGACAGCAGAGTCTTATATGTGA
- the LOC118384535 gene encoding forkhead box protein J1-B-like isoform X1: MPVLPSQEIATRFKEKWMKLHPEDQDDENGSVHLDDSLTSLQWLQDFTIVSASLESLPGSTCQPYQLPQPSHLHPQGSDSPSSPPAGDTAASGMPQSAGSPITSSASANRTSYYSLHPTVTNHHQITVPAKSLEEVDFKTNHEVKPPYSYATLICRAMQAGKKNKITLSAIYNWITENFCYYRHTETSWQNSIRHNLSLNKCFMKVPRQKNEPGKGGFWQIDPQYADMFVNGVFKRRRMSAIHFNTQRHSKTQGSSRNRKTQEYHQHFSQAHYTVSHRGAGAGNRCKLSGTKWETVHKSPLLTPDLMEPEALKGELDWAMVFDDVLNGSSNNFEDLDINLALNSLGCKVELSQQDQGRAWHLGRWCSGGADRDHLQACKYMEVTTMGCYNMEEIQQHLNLTGLQQPLPLGVHPQHFEELTLFPDEQQRHPWEELKEEVQAMPITLDHSLSFCEGFFTEMQPWGTAESYM, from the exons ATGCCAGTACTACCAAGTCAGGAGATTGCCACCAGATTCAAGGAGAAATGGATGAAGCTTCACCCAGAAGACCAAGACGATGAGAATGGTTCAGTGCACCTGGATGACAGTCTCACCAGCCTCCAATGGCTCCAGGACTTCACCATAGTCAGTGCGAGTCTAGAAAGCCTACCGGGCTCCACTTGCCAGCCGTACCAGCTGCCTCAGCCCAGCCACCTGCACCCTCAGGGCTCCGACTCCCCCTCCAGTCCACCTGCTGGGGACACTGCAGCCTCCGGCATGCCTCAGAGTGCAGGCAGCCCCATCACCTCCAGTGCCTCAGCCAACAGGACTAGTTACTACTCACTTCACCCGACAGTGACCAACCACCACCAGATCACTGTGCCAGCCAAGTCCCTGGAGGAGGTAGACTTCAAGACCAACCACGAGGTGAAGCCTCCCTACTCCTACGCCACACTGATCTGCAGAGCCATGCAGGCCGGCAAGAAGAACAAGATCACACTGTCTGCTATCTATAACTGGATCACAGAGAACTTCtgctactacagacacactgagaCCAGCTGGCAG AACTCTATCCGACATAACCTGTCACTCAACAAGTGCTTCATGAAGGTTCCCAGGCAGAAGAATGAACCAGGAAAAGGGGGATTCTGGCAGATTGACCCTCAGTACGCGGACATGTTTGTCAATGGAGTCTTCAAGCGCAGGCGGATGTCAGCCATCCATTTCAACACCCAGAGACACAGCAAAACCCAAGGATCATCCCGTAATCGGAAAACCCAGGAGTACCACCAGCATTTCTCCCAGGCCCACTACACAGTGTCCCACAGAGGAGCAGGTGCTGGGAACAGATGCAAACTTAGTGGCACAAAGTGGGAGACAGTCCATAAGTCACCACTGTTGACACCGGATCTCATGGAACCAGAGGCACTGAAGGGTGAACTAGACTGGGCCATGGTGTTTGACGATGTTCTGAATGGGAGCAGCAATAACTTTGAGGATCTAGACATTAACTTAGCTCTGAACTCCCTGGGCTGTAAGGTGGAGCTCTCCCAGCAGGATCAAGGCCGGGCCTGGCACCTGGGGAGGTGGTGCAGCGGAGGGGCTGACCGGGACCACCTGCAGGCCTGCAAGTACATGGAGGTGACCACCATGGGCTGCTACAACATGGAGGAGATCCAGCAGCACCTCAATCTGACTGGGCTGCAGCAGCCGCTCCCTTTGGGGGTCCACCCACAGCACTTTGAGGAGCTGACACTGTTCCCTGATGAGCAGCAGAGGCACCCCTGGGAGGAGCTGAAAGAGGAGGTGCAGGCAATGCCTATTACCCTGGACCATAGTCTCAGCTTCTGTGAAGGCTTCTTCACTGAGATGCAGCCATGGGGGACAGCAGAGTCTTATATGTGA